A part of Ptychodera flava strain L36383 chromosome 11, AS_Pfla_20210202, whole genome shotgun sequence genomic DNA contains:
- the LOC139143543 gene encoding uncharacterized protein, with protein sequence MRPPRLLLTVFVIAICSARLWHTTVGDESSSELDVGRGHLKPFGFQRDPTETTEELDYVPHPVVFYEKYVKPHKPVVFRGAAKMSQAYHLWTEDYIRKEYGNLTVRLEGKSEGDSRVPRGEGGILGRDTLDHFMRNYQSMNAYVISQVPGPMEKDVAIPRCLLCGSFARGIQEVHLFMSAGGGRTLIHQDPYENVHCVFNGTKEWLLIDPKQSDLVYLSRDSLQEFGGYSEVNIDAVDLIKFPKIKDVKFSHVTMNKGDCIYMPSGYLHQVRSNGYMNSAVAIWFSFFTKTHQFDSSDCMVGDSTESLRSIDFKPMSQVDVLWKYDGYSDLNQGHMDIYVLRTVLLTSADEDGKIWLEPFTVHFLQVHDDEEVDDGDNDDVSDEVQFMREQFIHLLDPDGRGYVTVEEINSLTIDQLKTLLLTFDPTDVSNTVEFEYSHISFEEIINLTEKLLESGDKFLGEDFVKRYVNDIGGTAQKADEILSALGASRDEFVTKNMVQMNIEQAVEKFRLARVHDPTVEHMWFEHLLRHDEL encoded by the exons ATGCGTCCACCGCGGCTACTGTTGACGGTTTTCGTGATTGCAATTTGCTCAGCTCGTCTGTGGCACACGACGGTTGGCGATGAAAGTTCGTCCGAACTCGATGTCGGGCGGGGACATTTGAAACCATTTGGATTTCAACGCGACCCTACGGAAACCACAGAAGAACTTGACTATGTCCCACACCCCGTAGTATTTTACGAAAAGTACGTGAAGCCCCACAAACCTGTTGTGTTCAGAGGGGCTGCGAAAATGTCGCAGGCATATCACCTATGGACGGAGGActacatcagaaaagaatacGGTAATTTGACGGTGAGGTTAGAAGGCAAGAGCGAGGGTGACTCTAGAGTGCCGCGAGGCGAGGGTGGTATTTTGGGGAGAGACACTTTAGATCACTTCATGCGTAACTATCAAAGCATGAATGCATATGTGATATCCCAAGTACCAGGGCCAATGGAGAAAGACGTAGCCATACCACGGTGTCTACTTTGTGGGAGTTTTGCCAGGGGTATACAG GAGGTGCATCTGTTTATGAGTGCTGGTGGAGGCAGGACCTTGATTCACCAGGACCCGTATGAGAATGTACACTGTGTTTTCAATGGTACAAAGGAATGGTTGTTGATTGACCCAAAGCAG AGTGATCTGGTATACTTGTCTAGAGATTCTCTGCAGGAGTTTGGTGGCTATTCAGAAGTTAATATAGATGCCGTTGATCTCATAAAGTTCCCCAAAATCAAAGACGTGAAATTTTCCCATGTAACCATGAACAAAGGAGACTGCATATACATGCCTAGTG GTTATCTCCATCAAGTGCGGTCCAATGGATACATGAACTCTGCTGTTGCCATCTGGTTTTCATTCTTCACAAAGACTCACCAGTTTGACAGCTCTGATTGTATGGTAGGAGACAGCACAGAATCTCTCAGATCAATAGACTTCAAACCAATGAGTCAAGTTGATGTTCTGTGGAAGTATGATGGTTATAGTGATCTAAACCAAGGACACATGGATATCTATGTATTGAG GACTGTGTTACTGACTTCTGCAGATGAAGATGGAAAGATTTGGTTGGAACCATTTACTGTGCATTTTTTACAA GTGCATGATGATGAAGAAGTGGATGATGGTGACAATGATGATGTTTCTGATGAAGTGCAATTTATGAGAGAGCAG TTTATACATTTACTTGATCCAGATGGGAGAGGGTATGTGACAGTTGAAGAGATCAACTCACTGACCATCGACCAATTAAAGACGCTACTTCTCACATTTGACCCCACCGATGTATCTAACACCGTGGAGTTTGAATACAGTCACATAAGTTTCGAAGAAATCAT aaatttgacagaaaaattgtTAGAGTCAGGTGATAAGTTCCTTGGCGAAGATTTTGTGAAAAGATATGTTAATGATATTGGTGGGACAGCTCAAAAGGCAGATGAG ATTCTCTCTGCCCTTGGAGCAAGCAGAGATGaatttgtcacaaaaaataTGGTGCAGATGAATATAGAACAGGCGGTAGAGAAGTTCCGCCTTGCAAGAGTACATGATCCGACTGTTGAACACATGTGGTTTGAACATCTTCTCCGACACGATGAATTGTGA